One segment of Cololabis saira isolate AMF1-May2022 chromosome 9, fColSai1.1, whole genome shotgun sequence DNA contains the following:
- the tmem167a gene encoding protein kish-A, which produces MSAIFNFQSLLTVILLLICTCAYIRALAPSLLDKNKTGLLGIFWKCARIGERKSPWVACCCVIMAFSILFLQ; this is translated from the exons ATG tcggccattttcaactTCCAGTCGCTGTTAACCGTGATTCTCCTCCTGATCTGTACCTGTGCCTACATCAGAGCGCTGGCCCCCAGCCTGCTAGACAAGAATAAGACTGG GCTTCTAGGAATTTTCTGGAAATGTGCCAGAATAG GTGAGAGGAAGAGCCCCTGGGTGGCTTGCTGCTGTGTCATCATGGCTTTTAGTATACTGTTTCTACAGTAA